The Salmo salar chromosome ssa02, Ssal_v3.1, whole genome shotgun sequence genome segment GAGAGCGTCTGGCCAGGAGCGGGAGTTAGTCATGACGATCTCATCCTCAAGGACAATGGATACATGGGCCGGTCTGATGGGTATACCACCCACCACCTCATTGTGCTGGCCCACCACTGAGAGAATGGAAACTCCATCCAGAATACCAGGGTTGCTGAGTTCTCCCACCTTAATGACAGAGGAAAAAACAAAGTTTAAAAAACACAATACGAAAGAATGCATTGATAATGGTACAGGCTGTAAAACCAGGTGGCTACCTCACAGATtttgaagacatcagaactatccTCTCGTAACAACAAAGGGAGACCAGCCAGGACTGCAGAACGGGCCCCGGTGATGTTCTTTTCTCCCTGTGAAGTGAACTAAAGAGAGCACATTTCACAATGTCATTTAAATAATCCAGCAAGTTGAGCTCGTCAACCCCAACATAGGAGTAATCTAATCTGGTTCCAGTCACAGCTAATAGTTGAAGTACATGTCCATATAGGGCATGGGTGCCCAATCTTGTGCACAAAAAGCAGGTGTGGGTGCACGCTTTTGTTCCAACCAAGCAGTAAACAAAGTCTTGGTTGAAGATTAGTTgatcaagttgaatcaggtgcgtCACTGCTTGGTTGAAAGAAGAGTCTGCAGCCACACCAAGATTGTCCATCCCTGATCAAGTGAATCCCACTGACCTGCTCGTTGTACACTCTCAGGATGCTTGAGAACTTCCCTCCATGAGTGGTGGacttcccctccttctccctgaaCAGGGTCAGCAGGCGGGGCGTGTGGTGGTCCAAGGCAGTGTAGAACGTCTGCTGCAGGCTCTGGTTGGTGATTCTCTGAAACTCAGCATGTACCTAAAGCAAAAGACAAAGCACACAGAACACACCAATTTATGGCAGTCAGGCAAGTTGAGCCTTCCCTGAGAATTTCTTTACTGATAACCACGATTTGTGAGTACAACCAGAAGCCCATGTGACATGCATCAAAGAAGGTATGAATTGCAATGGAAATGTAGATTGTTATGAGCACATGAATGGACAAAGACAACTTTTCTTAGTCTGCTTAACCTGGGCTTCAAGGAAGAGTGCTGGCCAGCGTGTTCTGAGATGCTCTACCGAGGGACTGGATTTAACTATTTCTTGGCGTCGGAGAGCAAATGTCTTCtgcatgtgttgattgatgagtgGCAGGTCTTGGTTTTCTTTCGTCATCTCGTGGACCATCTCCAGTCTCTGTTTCTCCAAGCTGGCCTCGTCTTCTCCTTGAGGGAAGTTGGGCAGGAAGTTCACCTCTGCCCGGCGTGCTCGTTTAATGTTGCTCCGAGCGTGCTCATTGTCAGGACGATGCTTGCTCCTCCTCCCCCCGTTCACAGCAACCTCTGGGAACCCAACACGGCGTAACTTCTGCCTGTAGTTTCCCATTTTGAATTTCAGGCTGTTCTTCCAGCCATCACAGCCTGTTTTTGAGCCGGGCTCTTTCAAACACGGGTGCTTGGTTACAAGGGCCTCAGCTGCCTTGGCAAAATGCCTGTCACTTGGGTACGCTTTGAAATTGAAGATTGTCCAAGCCATCCTATCAAGAATGTTGTGTTTTTGATTCCTTGTTATTTTCAGCACCATTTCATGTTTCAGATATGCACAATTGCCCTCTCTCAGAGCAAACTCAACTTCCATTGAGAAAGTGGGTATGACAAATACCTCAGGCCACCTGCCTAGCCGCTCTGGTGGGGCGTCCTGTAACTCGCTGGCTGAGACTCCGGTTAAACCGAGGTCTGTATCACGTCGTATTCGCAAAACTTTCACCGTAGCCCTAGGAGAAGGCAAGTCTTCAATGGTCTCTAAGTTGAAGAGCTCATTGTTGAAATCAGGGTCTTCATAAAGAAGACGAAAATCTAAATTCAGATGCAGTTTCTCCTTGAGCATTGATATCAGCTCATTCAGTGAGTCAGGTTGAGAGGGCAGAATCACTTTCTCTATTCTGTTGTCGTTGAGGATAACTTTCAGTTTGATGGTTTCATTTACTGATCCTTCCGTCTCCATTTGGAATGTGAAATCTGTGGAACAGAAAGGCAGGGATTGAAATTAGAGTCTGAAAGGCACTTGCCCATCATGCAAGTCAGGAGTATTTTGTGTTTGCCCAAAGATTTTTATCACGTGCCCAAAAATGTAAATGAGCTATTTACACACAGAGGTGCCATCTATTTCCTGCCTTTCCCTCACACGGTGTACAAATCAGAAAGATCAGTATTggaattatttttattttggtgGTTATCAGTAACAAAATTCTTAGGGCAGGCTCAACTTGCCTGGCTGCCATAAATTGTCTGACTTTTAATTAAATAATAGGGAGAAACCAGAAAGAACAGTTTTAGGCTACTGGAATTCTTTGCagtttggatattttcacttaaAATTATAAAATATTAACACTTCCTAATGGGGCAAAGCAGGCTCAACTTGCACGACTGCTCAGTTCAGTTGCCCCAAGCAATAGGGCAACCCTTAATGTCAATCCCTGAGAAAGGACACAGCTTCACCAGGGCTTAAAGCCACTTCAACTAATAAAATGACCCTGGATTTCGAACAGTATGACCTATAAATACAGTAACAGCACACCCGTGTTATAataaggtacagtgccttcagaaactaagCATACTCCTTGACTTACACTACTCCACATtcttttgtgttacagcctgaattaaacattttttttatccccCTCATACATCTACatacgataccccataatgacaaagtgaaaacatgtttttagaaatttataatttattgaaaatgaaatacagatatatcTCATTTACAgaactattcacacccctgagtcaatacatgttagaatcacctttggcagcaattacagctgtgagtctttctgggtaagtcactaagagctttgcacaccttgattgtacaatatttgcccattattctttttctATTATtcaactctgtcaagttggttgttgatcattgctagacagacattttcaagtcttatagattttcaagtcgatttaagtcaaaactgtaactaggccactgaggaacattcaatgccatcttggtaagcaactccaatgtatatttggccttgtgtttaaggttattgtccttctgaaagatgaatgtctcccagtgtctgttggaaagcagactgaaccaggttttcctctaggatcttgcctgtgcttagctctattacataaatgtttttatcctaaaaaactccctcgTCCTTGCAGATGAcaatcatacccataacatgatgcagccaccaccatgcttgaaaatatgaagagtggtactcagttatgtgttgttttggatttgccccaaaacaTAATGCTTCGTATTCAGAACATAAattgaatttctttgccacattttttgcagttttactttcgtgccttattacaaacaggatgcatgttttggaatatttgtattctgtacaggcttcc includes the following:
- the LOC106576526 gene encoding uncharacterized protein isoform X2, giving the protein METEGSVNETIKLKVILNDNRIEKVILPAQPDSLNELISTLKEKLHLNLDFRLLYEDPDFNNELFNLETIEDLPSPRATVKVLRIRCDTDLGLTGVSASELQDAPPERLGRWPEVFVIPTFSMEVEFALREGNCAYLRHETVLKITRDQKHNILDRMAWTIFNFKAYPSDRHFAKAAEALVTKHPCLKEPGSKTGCDGWKNSLKFKMGNYRQKLRRVGFPEVAVNGGRRSKHRPDNEHARSNIKRARRAEVNFLPNFPQGEDEASLEKQRLEMVHEMTKENQDLPLWDPEPTVAHCKQEEDTHWISEVEEHIQRLESDHKDPDQVSTSEDFTFQMETEGSVNETIKLKVILNDNRIEKVILPSQPDSLNELISMLKEKLHLNLDFRLLYEDPDFNNELFNLETIEDLPSPRATVKVLRIRRDTDLGLTGVSASELQDAPPERLGRWPEVFVIPTFSMEVEFALREGNCAYLKHEMVLKITRNQKHNILDRMAWTIFNFKAYPSDRHFAKAAEALVTKHPCLKEPGSKTGCDGWKNSLKFKMGNYRQKLRRVGFPEVAVNGGRRSKHRPDNEHARSNIKRARRAEVNFLPNFPQGEDEASLEKQRLEMVHEMTKENQDLPLINQHMQKTFALRRQEIVKSSPSVEHLRTRWPALFLEAQVHAEFQRITNQSLQQTFYTALDHHTPRLLTLFREKEGKSTTHGGKFSSILRVYNEQFTSQGEKNITGARSAVLAGLPLLLREDSSDVFKICEVGELSNPGILDGVSILSVVGQHNEVVGGIPIRPAHVSIVLEDEIVMTNSRSWPDALVVVFGLLYSLHLNYPKALGSTFEFMQKVFLNLDDGKLKPKLLALKNELLA